The DNA window AAGGCAAGGCCATGACGATCATGTAAAGGGGGACAATACGGTGTTCCGTGAAGTGGAGAGTGTTATGCCAGAAGAATATTATTTGGAATTGCTTGAGCAAGAGCAAAGTACCGTATTAATAGCACGGGAGGAAAATAAAATAATAGGCTTTGCTGTCATCAGTATAGAAGCTTCTCCGGATTTCCCTTCGTTAGTTCATAGGAGGTTTGCATACATTCATGATTTTGGTATAGACCAGTCAGAAAAACGGAAAGGAATTGGATCG is part of the Solibacillus isronensis genome and encodes:
- a CDS encoding GNAT family N-acetyltransferase, with translation MVIKIEEAKEQHYIEVNRLVRQGHDDHVKGDNTVFREVESVMPEEYYLELLEQEQSTVLIAREENKIIGFAVISIEASPDFPSLVHRRFAYIHDFGIDQSEKRKGIGSLLFEACLKWAKEMDVNEVELNVWEFNEEAIAFYKKHSMKTISRKMRLAIQ